One region of Deinococcus wulumuqiensis R12 genomic DNA includes:
- a CDS encoding CueP family metal-binding protein, with product MQKQTLLTIGFITLSSLALAQPSSPSLDQLKGITPQKAMQLANAWKGTAVKSFVTDSAVQFTFPDGRQESVSLPAKQMVIAIAPYVNQTHPCKTHFMSGCQGELVNTPVKVQVTNAAGKTVINRTVKTLPNGFLELWLDRNQTYNVTLSAQGRSVKGQLQTLKGSDTCVTTLRLQ from the coding sequence ATGCAAAAGCAAACCCTGTTGACCATCGGTTTCATCACCCTCAGTTCACTGGCACTTGCCCAGCCCAGTTCGCCCTCCCTAGATCAACTCAAAGGCATTACGCCCCAGAAGGCCATGCAGCTTGCTAACGCCTGGAAAGGCACCGCTGTGAAGAGCTTCGTGACCGACTCAGCCGTGCAATTCACCTTTCCCGATGGGCGGCAGGAGAGTGTTTCGCTGCCCGCGAAGCAAATGGTGATTGCCATTGCGCCTTACGTGAATCAGACTCACCCTTGCAAGACGCATTTCATGTCTGGTTGCCAGGGCGAACTGGTGAACACGCCCGTAAAGGTGCAGGTCACCAACGCTGCCGGAAAGACGGTCATCAACCGCACGGTGAAGACTCTCCCCAACGGGTTTCTTGAGTTATGGCTGGACAGGAACCAGACCTATAACGTCACGCTGAGCGCCCAGGGCAGGAGCGTGAAAGGGCAGTTGCAGACCCTGAAGGGCAGCGACACCTGCGTGACTACTCTGCGCCTGCAATGA
- a CDS encoding winged helix-turn-helix domain-containing protein: MPNILIVDDDPAILEILRAYLKAEGHTVLEACDGYSAREQLPRADLAILDWMLPGVSGVDLAREARASGLTLPILMLTARGEEEDKLRGLDFGVDDYVVKPFSPREVVARVRALLRRVGVQEEIAVGDLRIDLRGHSASLSGERLELSKLEFDLLSALAQHPGMAWPRERLLERVWGSDFPGTERVVDVHITGLRKKLGDTSDTPRFIETVRGVGYRFREE, encoded by the coding sequence TTGCCGAACATCCTGATTGTTGACGATGACCCCGCCATTCTGGAAATTCTCCGGGCATACCTGAAAGCCGAAGGGCATACCGTGCTGGAAGCCTGTGACGGCTATTCCGCCCGTGAGCAATTGCCTCGCGCTGACTTAGCAATTCTGGACTGGATGCTGCCCGGCGTGTCCGGCGTTGATCTAGCCCGCGAAGCCAGAGCCTCTGGCCTGACGTTGCCCATCCTGATGCTGACCGCTCGTGGTGAAGAAGAGGACAAGCTGCGCGGCCTGGACTTTGGCGTGGACGACTATGTGGTCAAGCCCTTCAGTCCGCGTGAAGTTGTGGCGCGGGTGCGGGCCTTACTGCGGCGCGTGGGCGTACAGGAAGAAATCGCCGTGGGTGATCTCCGCATTGACCTGCGGGGCCACTCCGCCAGCCTCAGCGGTGAACGACTGGAACTCTCCAAACTCGAATTCGATCTGCTCAGCGCCCTGGCCCAGCACCCCGGCATGGCCTGGCCGCGTGAACGCCTGCTGGAACGGGTCTGGGGTAGTGACTTTCCCGGCACCGAGCGCGTGGTGGACGTGCATATTACGGGGCTTCGCAAGAAACTGGGGGACACCAGCGACACACCGCGTTTTATTGAGACAGTACGCGGTGTGGGCTACCGCTTCCGGGAAGAATAG
- a CDS encoding transposase, whose protein sequence is MGLMAILQYVLSAVPLRKTQRNFLTVLLSVFLAVPGRLNVLNLSRYAACSESTIRRWLHRSDPGAIPWGAVHRATVSTAIESGLISPLCVLAIDASFHRKSGQHTAHLGSFWNGCAARTERGIEQSCCALIDVQHRQAFTVDVRQTRTGSEAPSRLEQAADQLDDVLLDLQTVPRLDLAAVVADGNYAKESMVETVTGHGLPFISRFPRNANLKYLYTGEHPRRRGRPKKFDGKVDFSDLQRFDLVSETSTERVWTQVVWSVQWAREVRAVVIQQVGKKGQVTGYAVLFSTAVTMPAHEVIALYRSRFEIELIFRDAKQFLGSQDVQLRSQPGIEAHWNVVLLTLNLCRLEALRAAEGGQNLVFSLEDMKRRAYNALLAQVILSKLDLSARFEELEHLPSSPLNFGLKAA, encoded by the coding sequence ATGGGTCTAATGGCTATCCTACAGTACGTTCTCAGCGCGGTCCCGCTGCGCAAGACGCAGCGGAATTTTCTGACCGTGCTGCTTAGCGTATTTCTCGCTGTTCCTGGACGGCTGAACGTCCTGAACCTCTCCCGATATGCGGCCTGCTCAGAGAGTACGATCCGTCGTTGGCTGCACCGAAGTGACCCCGGGGCCATTCCCTGGGGCGCAGTACACCGGGCGACTGTGAGCACGGCGATTGAGAGTGGGCTGATCAGCCCACTGTGCGTTCTGGCCATCGACGCCTCTTTTCACCGCAAATCTGGTCAGCACACCGCACACCTCGGCTCGTTCTGGAATGGCTGTGCCGCACGGACCGAACGTGGGATCGAGCAATCCTGCTGTGCCCTGATTGACGTCCAGCACCGACAGGCATTTACGGTCGATGTCCGTCAGACCCGGACCGGGTCTGAGGCCCCGAGTCGTCTGGAACAGGCCGCTGACCAGCTGGATGACGTGTTGCTTGATCTCCAGACTGTTCCACGGCTTGATCTGGCCGCTGTGGTTGCGGATGGGAACTATGCGAAAGAATCCATGGTGGAGACCGTGACCGGTCACGGTCTCCCATTCATCTCCAGATTTCCTCGCAACGCCAACCTCAAGTATCTCTATACCGGCGAGCATCCCAGACGACGCGGACGGCCAAAAAAGTTCGACGGCAAGGTGGATTTCAGCGACTTGCAGCGCTTTGACCTCGTTTCTGAAACGTCGACCGAGCGGGTGTGGACTCAGGTGGTCTGGAGCGTGCAGTGGGCGCGAGAAGTGCGTGCAGTCGTCATCCAGCAGGTCGGTAAAAAGGGTCAAGTGACGGGTTACGCGGTGCTGTTCAGCACCGCTGTGACGATGCCCGCTCATGAGGTCATTGCGCTGTACCGGAGCCGTTTCGAGATTGAACTGATCTTCCGGGATGCCAAGCAGTTCCTGGGAAGCCAGGATGTGCAATTGCGGTCACAGCCAGGCATTGAGGCGCATTGGAACGTGGTCTTGCTGACCCTGAACCTCTGTCGCCTTGAGGCCCTGCGAGCAGCAGAGGGCGGACAGAATCTGGTGTTCAGTCTCGAAGACATGAAACGCAGGGCGTATAACGCCCTGCTGGCCCAAGTGATTTTGTCCAAGTTGGATCTCTCGGCCCGCTTTGAAGAATTAGAACATCTGCCGTCCAGTCCGCTAAATTTCGGCCTCAAAGCCGCCTAA
- a CDS encoding transposase produces MGLMAILQYVLSAVPLRKTQRNFLTVLLSVFLAVPGRLNVLNLSRYAACSESTIRRWLHRSDPGAIPWGAVHRATVSTAIESGLISPLCVLAIDASFHRKSGQHTAHLGSFWNGCAARTERGIEQSCCALIDVQHRQAFTVDVRQTRTGSEAPSRLEQAADQLDDVLLDLQTVPRLDLAAVVADGNYAKESMVETVTGHGLPFISRFPRNANLKYLYTGEHPRRRGRPKKFDGKVDFSDLQRFDLVSETSTERVWTQVVWSVQWAREVRAVVIQQVGKKGQVTGYAVLNSTAVTMPAHEIMALYRSRFEIELIFRDAKQFLGSQDVQLRSQPGIEAHWNVVLLTLNLCRLEALRAAEGGQNLVFSLEDMKRRAYNALLAQVILSKLDLSARFEELEHLPSSPLNFGLKAA; encoded by the coding sequence ATGGGTCTAATGGCTATCCTACAGTACGTTCTCAGCGCGGTCCCGCTGCGCAAGACGCAGCGGAATTTTCTGACCGTGCTGCTTAGCGTATTTCTCGCTGTTCCTGGACGGCTGAACGTCCTGAACCTCTCCCGATATGCGGCCTGCTCAGAGAGTACGATCCGTCGTTGGCTGCACCGAAGTGACCCCGGGGCCATTCCCTGGGGCGCAGTACACCGGGCGACTGTGAGCACGGCGATTGAGAGTGGGCTGATCAGCCCACTGTGCGTTCTGGCCATCGACGCCTCTTTTCACCGCAAATCTGGTCAGCACACCGCACACCTCGGCTCGTTCTGGAATGGCTGTGCCGCACGGACCGAACGTGGGATCGAGCAATCCTGCTGTGCCCTGATTGACGTCCAGCACCGACAGGCATTTACGGTCGATGTCCGTCAGACCCGGACCGGGTCTGAGGCCCCGAGTCGTCTGGAACAGGCCGCTGACCAGCTGGATGACGTGTTGCTTGATCTCCAGACTGTTCCACGGCTTGATCTGGCCGCTGTGGTTGCGGATGGGAACTATGCGAAAGAATCCATGGTGGAGACCGTGACCGGTCACGGTCTCCCATTCATCTCCAGATTTCCTCGCAACGCCAACCTCAAGTATCTCTATACCGGCGAGCATCCCAGACGACGCGGACGGCCAAAAAAGTTCGACGGCAAGGTGGATTTCAGCGACTTGCAGCGCTTTGACCTCGTTTCTGAAACGTCGACCGAGCGGGTGTGGACTCAGGTGGTCTGGAGCGTGCAGTGGGCGCGAGAAGTGCGTGCAGTCGTCATCCAGCAGGTCGGTAAAAAGGGTCAAGTGACGGGTTACGCGGTGCTGAACAGCACCGCTGTGACGATGCCCGCTCATGAGATCATGGCGCTGTACCGGAGCCGTTTCGAGATTGAACTGATCTTCCGGGATGCCAAGCAGTTCCTGGGGAGCCAGGATGTGCAATTGCGGTCACAGCCAGGCATTGAGGCGCATTGGAACGTGGTCTTGCTGACCCTGAACCTCTGTCGCCTTGAGGCCCTGCGAGCAGCAGAGGGCGGACAGAATCTGGTGTTCAGTCTCGAAGACATGAAACGCAGGGCGTATAACGCCCTGCTGGCCCAAGTGATTTTGTCCAAGTTGGATCTCTCGGCCCGCTTTGAAGAATTAGAACATCTGCCGTCCAGTCCGCTAAATTTCGGCCTCAAAGCCGCCTAA
- a CDS encoding IS6 family transposase → MTDRKPYRHRFPLSVIGYALRLYHRFPLSQRDVQELLHERGVQVSHETLRQWNIKFAPLLTEELRYREPRRGSRWHLDEVCVKVGGVKHWLWRAVDEYGDVLDILLQEHRDTQAAKSFFVRLLGEYDVPEVIHTDKLWSYGAALREIPVLHDVEHVQVVSTARCNNLVEQSHRPTRQQERGQLGFKRRKRTQEFLALHARVSNLHRHTRTTVPATLRRSHQSAALLRWREAMQQVA, encoded by the coding sequence GTGACTGACCGGAAGCCCTATCGACATCGATTCCCGCTGAGTGTCATTGGGTATGCCCTGCGGCTCTACCACCGCTTCCCCCTCAGCCAGCGGGACGTTCAGGAACTGCTTCACGAGCGTGGTGTTCAGGTCAGTCACGAGACCCTCCGTCAGTGGAACATCAAGTTCGCCCCACTCCTGACCGAGGAACTGCGCTATCGAGAACCCCGGCGGGGTTCTCGATGGCATCTGGACGAGGTCTGCGTCAAGGTCGGCGGGGTCAAGCATTGGTTGTGGCGAGCGGTCGACGAATACGGGGACGTGCTGGACATTCTGCTTCAGGAACACCGAGACACCCAGGCGGCCAAGTCCTTTTTTGTCCGCCTCCTGGGGGAATACGACGTGCCGGAGGTGATCCATACCGACAAGCTGTGGAGCTATGGGGCGGCGCTGCGTGAGATTCCCGTGCTCCACGACGTGGAGCACGTTCAGGTCGTTTCCACCGCCCGCTGTAACAATCTGGTGGAGCAATCTCATCGACCCACCCGGCAGCAAGAACGAGGCCAACTGGGCTTCAAGCGCCGGAAACGAACACAAGAATTCCTCGCCCTGCACGCCCGAGTCTCGAACCTCCATCGACACACGCGAACCACCGTTCCCGCCACCCTCAGACGAAGCCATCAATCCGCAGCTCTTCTCCGCTGGCGAGAGGCGATGCAGCAGGTGGCTTGA
- a CDS encoding IS6 family transposase: protein MTDRKPYRHRFPLSVIGYALRLYHRFPLSQRDVQELLHERGVQVSHETLRQWNIKFAPLLTEELRHREPRRDSRWHLDEVCVKVGGVKHWLWRAVDEYGDVLDILLQEHRDTQAAKSFFVRLLGEYDVPEVIHTDKLWSYGAALREIPVLHDVEHVQVVSTARCNNLVEQSHRPTRQQERGQLAFKRRKRTQEFLALHARVSNLHRHTRTTVPATLRRSHQSAALLRLREAMQQVA, encoded by the coding sequence GTGACTGACCGGAAGCCCTATCGACATCGATTCCCGCTGAGTGTCATTGGGTATGCCCTGCGGCTCTACCACCGCTTCCCCCTCAGCCAGCGGGACGTTCAGGAACTGCTTCACGAGCGTGGTGTTCAGGTCAGTCACGAGACCCTCCGTCAGTGGAACATCAAGTTCGCCCCACTCCTGACCGAGGAACTGCGCCATCGAGAACCCCGCCGGGATTCTCGATGGCATCTGGACGAGGTCTGCGTCAAGGTCGGCGGGGTCAAGCATTGGTTGTGGCGAGCGGTCGACGAATACGGGGACGTGCTGGACATTCTGCTTCAGGAACACCGAGACACCCAGGCGGCCAAGTCCTTTTTTGTCCGCCTCCTGGGGGAATACGACGTGCCGGAGGTGATCCATACCGACAAGCTGTGGAGCTATGGGGCGGCGCTGCGTGAGATTCCCGTGCTCCACGACGTGGAGCACGTTCAGGTCGTTTCCACCGCCCGCTGTAACAATCTGGTGGAGCAATCTCATCGACCCACCCGGCAGCAAGAACGAGGCCAACTGGCCTTCAAGCGCCGGAAACGAACACAAGAATTCCTCGCCCTGCACGCCCGAGTCTCGAACCTCCATCGACACACGCGAACCACCGTTCCCGCCACCCTCAGACGAAGCCATCAATCCGCAGCTCTTCTCCGCTTGCGAGAGGCGATGCAGCAGGTGGCTTGA
- a CDS encoding transposase, producing the protein MGASPWLYIYAFVNPESGESRFYLVPVLNKDAYQAVMAAFAQSVGAGPEHHVLVVEDGGGFHVPALQGHPAGIQTVTLPPYSPELQPVERLWKLTDATLANQCFESLDDLQTTLGEQCAWLETQPDLLTRHTLFHWWPLCRN; encoded by the coding sequence ATCGGGGCAAGCCCATGGCTCTACATTTACGCCTTTGTGAACCCCGAGTCTGGAGAAAGTCGGTTCTACCTGGTTCCAGTGCTCAACAAGGACGCGTATCAGGCGGTGATGGCTGCTTTTGCTCAGAGTGTCGGTGCAGGGCCAGAACATCATGTCCTGGTCGTTGAGGACGGCGGCGGCTTTCATGTCCCTGCACTGCAGGGACATCCAGCAGGCATACAAACGGTGACTCTGCCGCCCTATTCTCCCGAGTTGCAACCCGTTGAACGGCTCTGGAAACTGACCGATGCAACGCTAGCAAACCAATGTTTCGAAAGCCTGGATGACCTTCAAACAACACTCGGCGAACAGTGCGCTTGGCTGGAAACTCAGCCTGACCTCCTCACCCGACACACCCTTTTCCACTGGTGGCCCTTGTGCAGGAATTAA
- a CDS encoding replication initiator protein A, whose amino-acid sequence MELELRINELDLTRAGIISVQRDLAPTETTWVTDYTIGDVMYRVMGSAFHGRPHGRDGDILLALQTIFFRAGCPENNEIEISAAQLLAASGHSRNGQYYASLRDALMRLSGVKWTLIRTQFDEKRKRHFGQTTTTGIIAEMEVMDQTTGSHRPFDQRELSDSSPIKITFVPSFAASIRDGLFQMLDGELLSRLGQPQARSLYRVLQAHRLTSSGSLASELTFQLKDWLSACGLENERLDNARRTLDAAHERLMAEKYLQNVSFEGRGRAAKLEYTFSAPPEPELVDILIARNVTRPVAETLAADHPDRIRLALRIIDERLTGGWKPRSLAASIVDAVRNPKKWGYMAADAPESPRKATVKRKPSKEPEPESEHAQDPRGTSLVLLKLHLGRAVSSKAIAAVNELDDAGAAALLTALQKGKSEALRLAQAILLVEL is encoded by the coding sequence GTGGAACTGGAACTCCGGATCAATGAACTCGACCTGACCAGGGCAGGGATCATCAGCGTGCAACGCGACCTGGCACCCACTGAGACGACATGGGTTACGGATTACACCATTGGCGACGTGATGTACCGCGTGATGGGCAGTGCCTTCCATGGCCGCCCGCATGGCCGTGACGGAGATATCCTTCTCGCGCTCCAGACCATATTTTTCAGGGCAGGCTGTCCTGAAAATAACGAAATTGAGATCTCTGCGGCCCAGTTGCTCGCCGCAAGCGGTCATTCTCGTAACGGCCAGTACTACGCATCCCTACGTGACGCCCTCATGCGGCTGAGCGGCGTCAAGTGGACGCTTATTCGTACCCAATTCGATGAAAAGCGTAAACGCCACTTCGGTCAGACGACGACCACAGGAATCATCGCTGAGATGGAGGTCATGGATCAAACCACTGGATCGCACCGACCTTTCGATCAACGCGAACTCTCGGACAGTTCACCTATCAAGATTACGTTTGTTCCCAGCTTCGCGGCCTCCATTCGGGATGGATTATTTCAGATGCTGGATGGCGAACTTCTTTCACGCCTGGGTCAGCCGCAGGCGAGGAGTCTTTACCGGGTTCTTCAGGCGCATCGCCTTACCAGCTCTGGGTCACTCGCCAGTGAACTCACTTTTCAGCTCAAGGACTGGTTGAGCGCCTGCGGCCTTGAGAACGAACGCCTCGATAATGCCCGTCGCACGTTGGATGCTGCCCATGAACGCTTGATGGCCGAGAAGTACCTTCAGAATGTCTCGTTTGAAGGCCGTGGCCGGGCTGCAAAGCTGGAATACACCTTCTCAGCTCCTCCCGAGCCGGAACTGGTGGATATCCTCATCGCTCGTAACGTTACCCGTCCTGTGGCTGAGACTCTGGCGGCTGATCATCCAGATCGCATCCGTCTCGCGCTTCGCATCATTGATGAGCGCCTTACTGGTGGCTGGAAACCCCGGTCACTGGCCGCCTCTATTGTGGACGCGGTACGCAATCCCAAGAAGTGGGGCTACATGGCCGCCGATGCCCCAGAAAGCCCCAGGAAGGCTACGGTAAAGCGCAAGCCGTCCAAAGAGCCAGAGCCAGAATCGGAGCACGCCCAGGATCCTCGTGGGACGTCGTTGGTTTTGCTCAAGCTGCATCTGGGGAGGGCTGTATCGAGTAAGGCTATTGCTGCGGTCAACGAACTCGATGATGCTGGGGCAGCAGCTTTACTCACCGCGCTCCAGAAAGGCAAATCGGAAGCGTTGCGTCTGGCACAAGCCATTTTGCTCGTGGAGCTGTAA
- a CDS encoding ABC transporter permease translates to MQPNMSRIAENVRTGNMDFTLLKPIDAQFNVSARHLNVLRFPDLLIGAGLLVYAAAGLPVTPGGVLAAAGLYLSGLVIVYCIWLALSTTAFWFVKTQNATELFNGVFGAARFPATSFPLPVRFFLTFVIPVTLITTVPAQAVTGQLTPALALVSPLLALALFVATRLFWQRAVASYTSASS, encoded by the coding sequence ATCCAGCCCAACATGTCCCGGATTGCCGAGAATGTCCGCACCGGGAACATGGATTTCACGCTGCTCAAGCCGATTGACGCGCAATTCAATGTATCGGCGCGGCACCTCAACGTGTTGCGCTTTCCCGACCTGCTGATTGGCGCCGGGCTGCTGGTCTACGCGGCGGCGGGCCTGCCCGTCACGCCGGGCGGGGTGCTGGCGGCGGCGGGACTGTACCTCTCGGGGCTGGTCATCGTGTACTGCATCTGGCTGGCGCTGAGCACCACGGCCTTCTGGTTCGTCAAGACGCAGAACGCCACCGAACTGTTCAACGGCGTCTTCGGCGCGGCGCGGTTTCCGGCCACGTCGTTTCCGCTGCCGGTGCGCTTTTTTCTTACGTTCGTCATTCCGGTCACGCTGATCACCACCGTTCCCGCGCAGGCCGTGACCGGGCAGCTCACGCCCGCGCTGGCGCTGGTGTCGCCGCTGCTGGCTCTCGCGCTGTTCGTCGCCACGCGGCTGTTCTGGCAAAGGGCGGTGGCGAGCTACACGAGTGCGAGCAGTTGA
- a CDS encoding sensor histidine kinase, with product MRFFPRLLLSHLLVILLAVLGMFLSAELVAPNFYREHVNRMAAMMTGMIGTANHELRLDLETGLRTTLTSALLASLPLAGGVAIVTAWLVSRRLGRSVQLLDEGSRALAQGNYARRLPETGQDELSDLAHNFNVMAGALEQVEQGRVELIGNVAHELRAPLAALRGYADAMQDGVMTPEHAAQSISREIGAMDRLVRDLSLVSRVEAGKVELHLKAIDPQGLLQIMRERFATPFEDKGVQLQITDAVLPQIKADEERTLQVLTNLLSNALRHTPAGGKVSVTVQTEAALLKFNVQDTGTGIPAEHLPRIFERFYRADPARSRNEGGSGVGLTIAKGLVEAMGGEMWVVSNVGQGSVFSFTLPTFTVLKSNS from the coding sequence ATGCGTTTCTTCCCAAGGCTGCTGCTCTCACACTTGCTGGTGATCCTGCTGGCGGTACTGGGCATGTTTCTCTCTGCGGAACTGGTTGCCCCGAACTTCTACCGCGAACACGTTAATCGCATGGCCGCAATGATGACAGGCATGATAGGCACCGCCAATCACGAACTGCGTCTTGATCTGGAGACGGGGTTACGAACCACCCTGACCAGCGCCCTGTTGGCGTCGTTGCCGCTGGCGGGGGGCGTTGCTATCGTCACGGCTTGGCTGGTCTCCCGCCGACTGGGGCGTAGTGTGCAACTGCTGGACGAGGGCAGCCGCGCCCTGGCGCAAGGGAATTACGCCCGTCGCCTGCCAGAGACAGGACAGGATGAACTCTCTGATCTGGCACACAATTTCAACGTAATGGCCGGGGCGCTGGAGCAAGTTGAGCAGGGCCGGGTGGAACTCATCGGGAATGTCGCCCATGAACTGCGTGCGCCCCTGGCGGCCCTGCGCGGGTACGCAGATGCCATGCAGGACGGCGTGATGACCCCTGAACACGCCGCGCAGTCCATTTCCCGTGAAATCGGGGCGATGGACAGACTGGTGCGCGACCTGAGCCTGGTGTCCCGCGTGGAAGCAGGCAAGGTGGAATTGCACCTGAAAGCCATAGACCCGCAGGGACTGTTGCAGATTATGCGGGAGCGTTTCGCCACCCCTTTCGAGGACAAGGGCGTGCAACTTCAGATTACCGACGCCGTACTCCCCCAGATTAAGGCTGATGAGGAGCGCACCCTGCAAGTGCTGACTAACCTGCTCAGTAACGCCCTGCGACACACGCCAGCGGGCGGCAAAGTCAGCGTCACGGTGCAGACAGAGGCAGCATTGCTGAAGTTCAACGTTCAGGACACGGGTACGGGGATTCCCGCCGAACACCTGCCGCGCATCTTTGAGCGGTTTTACCGTGCTGATCCTGCACGTTCCCGCAATGAAGGTGGGAGCGGGGTGGGTCTCACCATTGCCAAAGGGCTGGTCGAGGCGATGGGCGGGGAGATGTGGGTGGTGTCTAACGTGGGGCAGGGCAGCGTATTTTCCTTTACTCTGCCTACCTTCACAGTCCTGAAGAGCAACTCGTGA
- a CDS encoding DUF305 domain-containing protein — protein sequence MSFTEAEHPAPSLNSRGMNMKTLVTIGIAVATVGTFALAQMMTGGSGTPMNMPGMNHGNMTTQGNAGGMMGGMSGMSEMMGGMNAQNIDRNFITMMIPHHQSAIDMSQLILKTTKDPQVKTWATNIIRDQQREINQMQAMVGQFGGPMQGMGQQMDQMMGDMTTPINQATNKDKAFVEGMIPHHGMAVMMANHLLMQSKNPVMQKMGRDIITAQAQEIYEFQQYLNKTK from the coding sequence ATGAGCTTTACAGAAGCTGAACACCCCGCGCCTAGCCTGAATTCCAGAGGAATGAATATGAAAACACTCGTGACTATCGGAATCGCCGTAGCTACTGTTGGAACCTTCGCTTTGGCCCAGATGATGACAGGTGGATCAGGCACGCCCATGAACATGCCCGGAATGAATCACGGCAACATGACCACCCAGGGAAACGCGGGCGGCATGATGGGCGGAATGTCCGGCATGTCGGAGATGATGGGCGGCATGAACGCCCAGAACATTGACCGGAACTTCATCACCATGATGATTCCGCATCACCAATCCGCCATCGACATGAGCCAGCTCATCCTGAAAACCACGAAAGACCCGCAGGTGAAAACCTGGGCCACGAACATCATCCGTGACCAGCAGCGTGAAATTAACCAGATGCAGGCGATGGTGGGGCAGTTCGGCGGCCCGATGCAGGGCATGGGGCAGCAGATGGACCAGATGATGGGTGACATGACCACGCCCATCAACCAGGCGACTAACAAGGATAAAGCCTTTGTGGAGGGTATGATTCCGCATCACGGCATGGCGGTCATGATGGCAAATCACCTGCTGATGCAAAGTAAGAACCCCGTGATGCAGAAGATGGGGCGTGACATCATCACCGCGCAGGCCCAGGAAATCTACGAGTTCCAGCAGTACCTGAACAAAACCAAGTAA